One segment of Streptomyces sp. NBC_00576 DNA contains the following:
- a CDS encoding nuclear transport factor 2 family protein: MPAHDRDRDRDPAVEAAIEAELRLLDPEVRSSPELTGALLHPGFHEFGASGRHWDRASIIEALAATTEPGTRPFAVSHMKGARLAPDLVHLTFDTENNGRCAHRSSLWRRNTEGDGWLLYFHQATPFGDTVQ, encoded by the coding sequence ATGCCCGCCCACGACCGTGACCGGGATCGCGACCCCGCAGTGGAGGCCGCCATCGAGGCCGAGCTACGGCTCCTCGACCCGGAGGTCCGCAGCTCCCCCGAGCTGACCGGAGCGCTGCTGCACCCCGGGTTCCACGAGTTCGGCGCCTCGGGGCGGCACTGGGACCGGGCGTCGATCATCGAGGCCCTCGCCGCGACCACCGAACCGGGCACCCGTCCCTTCGCCGTCTCGCACATGAAGGGCGCACGGCTGGCCCCGGACCTGGTCCACCTGACCTTCGACACGGAGAACAACGGCCGCTGCGCCCACCGGAGTTCACTGTGGCGCCGGAACACTGAGGGCGACGGCTGGCTGCTGTACTTCCACCAGGCGACACCGTTCGGCGACACCGTCCAGTGA
- a CDS encoding MMPL family transporter, with translation MGNGETRVRGIAARAGGWSAKHRWAAVGIWVLFVVLAMGLGSAAGSVDVKESDQLGGETHTAAKIIEDAGIDEPSSETVLIQAKDASVKATDAAFRTAVADVMKAVDGTGKVTDVQSPYDTDTLSKDGRSALVQFDMRGDAETAGDRVEPVLKAVADVQKDHSELRIEEIGGASMNKTFSDAFGDDFKKAELSAVPVALGILLIAFGALVAALLPVALAVTAIMATMGLMGIVSHLQPMDDTASSVMLLVGLAVGVDYCLFYLRREREERAAGRSPEAALRIAAATSGRAIVVSGVTVCVAMAGMLFTGLATFEAMGLASLMVVAVAMVGSVTVLPALLSLLGERVEKGRIPFLHPDKRRKNGNRGKSNGESRFWTAVLKVVLARPAISLVVAAGALLAVAAPALGMKTQNLTLDQEFGDSLPIVGTYNRVNDAFPGGSDPAEVIVKAKDINAADVKSALADFRARAISSGASRGPVDIKLHDAENIAFVYVPLVGGSDLDKAGESLDKLRDEVRPATLGKVDGVQAPITGQVAGSKDFNDQLAGAVAPVFAFVVVFAFLLMLLSFRSLTIAITSIVLNLLSVGAAYGILVAVFQHGWGASLVGAEGVGAIITWLPLFLFVILFGLSMDYHVFVVSRIREAHIRGRTTKDAIQHGVVTTAGVVTSAAVIMVAVFAIFGTLSMQSMKQMGVGLAAAVLIDATIIRGVLLPAVMALLGERNWYFPKWLSRLPDLTHDEAPEPVSPPPPPAVEGKRVGV, from the coding sequence ATGGGGAACGGAGAAACGCGGGTACGGGGCATAGCCGCCCGGGCCGGCGGCTGGAGCGCCAAGCATCGCTGGGCGGCCGTCGGGATCTGGGTGCTGTTCGTCGTCCTGGCGATGGGGCTCGGGTCCGCCGCCGGCAGCGTCGATGTCAAGGAGAGCGACCAGCTGGGGGGCGAGACCCACACAGCCGCCAAGATCATCGAAGATGCCGGGATCGACGAGCCCTCGAGCGAGACCGTCCTCATCCAGGCGAAGGACGCGAGCGTCAAGGCCACGGACGCCGCGTTCCGGACCGCCGTCGCCGATGTCATGAAGGCGGTCGACGGGACCGGCAAGGTCACGGACGTCCAGTCGCCCTACGACACGGACACCCTCTCGAAGGACGGACGCAGCGCGCTCGTCCAGTTCGACATGCGGGGCGACGCCGAGACAGCGGGCGACCGGGTCGAGCCGGTGCTGAAGGCCGTCGCGGACGTCCAGAAGGACCACTCGGAGCTGCGGATCGAGGAGATCGGCGGCGCCAGTATGAACAAGACGTTCAGCGACGCCTTCGGTGACGACTTCAAGAAGGCGGAGCTGTCCGCCGTGCCGGTGGCCCTCGGCATTCTGCTGATCGCGTTCGGCGCGCTGGTCGCGGCGCTGCTGCCGGTGGCGCTGGCGGTCACCGCGATCATGGCGACGATGGGCCTGATGGGCATCGTCAGCCACCTCCAGCCCATGGACGACACCGCCAGTTCCGTGATGCTGCTCGTCGGCCTCGCCGTCGGCGTCGACTACTGCCTGTTCTATCTGCGCCGGGAGCGCGAGGAGCGGGCGGCGGGCCGCAGTCCCGAGGCCGCGCTCCGGATCGCCGCGGCGACCAGTGGCCGCGCGATCGTCGTCTCCGGTGTCACGGTGTGCGTGGCGATGGCGGGCATGCTGTTCACCGGGCTCGCCACGTTCGAGGCGATGGGACTGGCCTCGCTGATGGTCGTGGCGGTCGCCATGGTCGGTTCGGTGACGGTCCTTCCGGCGCTGCTGTCGCTGCTCGGTGAGCGGGTCGAGAAGGGCCGGATTCCGTTCCTGCACCCTGACAAGCGGCGCAAGAACGGCAACCGTGGCAAGAGCAACGGGGAGAGCCGTTTCTGGACGGCGGTGCTGAAGGTTGTACTCGCCAGGCCTGCCATCTCGCTGGTCGTCGCCGCCGGTGCGCTGCTCGCCGTGGCCGCGCCCGCGCTCGGCATGAAGACCCAGAACCTCACCCTGGACCAGGAGTTCGGCGACTCGCTGCCGATCGTCGGCACCTACAACCGCGTCAACGACGCGTTCCCCGGCGGCTCCGACCCCGCCGAGGTGATCGTCAAGGCAAAGGACATCAACGCGGCCGACGTGAAGTCCGCGCTCGCCGACTTCCGTGCGCGGGCGATCAGTTCGGGTGCCTCGCGCGGCCCGGTGGACATCAAGCTGCACGACGCGGAGAACATCGCCTTCGTGTACGTCCCGCTGGTCGGCGGTTCCGACCTGGACAAGGCCGGCGAGAGCCTGGACAAGCTGCGCGACGAGGTACGCCCGGCCACCCTCGGCAAGGTCGACGGCGTCCAGGCGCCGATCACCGGGCAGGTCGCGGGCTCGAAGGACTTCAACGACCAGCTGGCCGGCGCGGTCGCCCCGGTCTTCGCCTTCGTGGTCGTGTTCGCCTTCCTGCTGATGCTCCTGTCGTTCCGTTCCCTGACGATCGCGATCACCTCGATCGTGCTCAACCTGCTCTCGGTCGGGGCGGCCTACGGCATCCTGGTCGCCGTCTTCCAGCACGGCTGGGGTGCGTCACTGGTGGGCGCGGAGGGCGTGGGCGCCATCATCACCTGGCTGCCGCTGTTCCTCTTCGTGATCCTGTTCGGCCTGTCGATGGACTACCACGTGTTCGTCGTCTCCCGCATCCGCGAGGCGCACATACGGGGCCGTACGACGAAGGACGCGATCCAGCACGGGGTGGTCACCACGGCCGGGGTCGTCACCAGTGCCGCCGTCATCATGGTCGCCGTCTTCGCCATCTTCGGGACGCTGTCGATGCAGTCCATGAAGCAGATGGGGGTGGGCCTCGCGGCGGCTGTACTCATCGACGCGACGATCATCCGGGGTGTGCTGCTGCCTGCGGTGATGGCCCTGCTCGGCGAGCGCAACTGGTACTTCCCGAAGTGGCTGAGCCGCCTCCCGGACCTGACCCACGACGAGGCCCCGGAGCCCGTGTCACCGCCTCCGCCGCCCGCCGTGGAGGGCAAGCGGGTCGGAGTCTGA
- a CDS encoding DUF1697 domain-containing protein — protein sequence MTPGEQATTTYAALLRGVNVGGHKKVPMAELRTLLEGLGYDGVRTYLQSGNAVFAAGHGDEESLAGEIEKAIAQHFGFTVDVIVRDHAHLRAIRDGCPFPAAELEAKQLHVTYFSTLVDETRFADIDQAAHLPEEFRLGDRALYLYAPDGLGRSELAEQLAKPRFLKGLIATTRNWNTVVKLVELTEDETPGR from the coding sequence ATGACACCGGGTGAGCAGGCGACGACCACGTACGCGGCGCTGCTGCGCGGCGTCAACGTGGGCGGCCACAAGAAGGTCCCGATGGCCGAGCTGCGCACGCTCCTGGAGGGCCTCGGGTACGACGGCGTCCGGACATATCTGCAGAGCGGCAACGCCGTGTTCGCCGCCGGTCACGGGGACGAGGAATCCCTCGCCGGGGAAATCGAGAAGGCCATTGCCCAGCACTTCGGATTCACCGTCGACGTGATCGTGCGCGACCACGCGCACCTACGGGCGATCAGGGACGGCTGCCCTTTCCCGGCAGCCGAGTTGGAGGCGAAGCAACTCCACGTCACCTACTTCTCGACCCTGGTCGACGAGACCCGCTTCGCGGACATCGACCAGGCCGCCCACCTCCCCGAGGAGTTCCGGCTCGGCGACCGCGCGCTGTATCTGTACGCCCCCGACGGACTCGGCCGCTCCGAACTCGCCGAGCAGCTCGCCAAGCCCCGATTTCTGAAGGGCCTGATCGCGACCACCCGCAACTGGAACACCGTCGTCAAGCTGGTGGAACTGACCGAGGACGAGACCCCGGGGAGGTGA
- a CDS encoding ABC transporter substrate-binding protein, with amino-acid sequence MRARWLVVLVLLLAGCTGGDGGSEDGTITLRFQSLAWQDESVAVNKALVKEWNAIHPNVKVEYVQGSWDSVHDQLLTSFEGGEAPDIIHDASDDLADFAYGGYLADLRRLLPERLKSDIPQRSWETTTFGDGVYGVPFLQEPRVLIANAKWLRESGVRVPTPEHPWSWAEFRSVTRELSGDGKYGVAWPLKEPVSATLNLSLSAGGQLFHRGADGKVTVRFAAPEEVVPRTIHDQVNSDDSASSSTLGSGGSDTLPGFFGGRYAMVPLGFSYRQQITQQAPKGFEWQVLPAPAGADGLTQGVSPQTLSIAEDSRHQAEAAEFIDFILRPENMVRLALGDWMLPTGTQALKSPSLHTRKDGWATGTALATHLRSAPAQSVRGYPEWKDKVATPAFQEYYSGAIDLAELRKRLEDDGNLVLARYQR; translated from the coding sequence CGTCCTCGTGCTGCTTCTCGCCGGCTGCACAGGCGGTGATGGCGGTAGCGAGGACGGCACGATCACCCTCCGCTTCCAGTCCCTCGCCTGGCAGGACGAGTCGGTCGCCGTCAACAAGGCACTGGTGAAGGAGTGGAACGCGATCCATCCGAACGTCAAGGTCGAGTATGTACAGGGGAGTTGGGACAGCGTGCACGACCAGCTCCTCACCTCCTTCGAGGGTGGCGAGGCCCCCGACATCATCCACGACGCCTCGGACGACCTCGCGGACTTCGCCTACGGCGGCTACCTCGCCGATCTGCGCCGGCTGCTGCCCGAGCGGCTCAAGTCCGACATCCCGCAGCGCAGTTGGGAGACGACGACCTTCGGGGACGGTGTCTACGGCGTGCCGTTCCTCCAGGAGCCGCGCGTGCTGATCGCCAACGCGAAGTGGCTGCGGGAGTCCGGGGTGCGTGTCCCCACCCCCGAACACCCCTGGAGCTGGGCCGAATTCCGGTCGGTCACCCGCGAGTTGAGCGGGGACGGCAAGTACGGCGTTGCCTGGCCGCTCAAGGAGCCCGTCTCCGCCACGCTCAACCTGTCACTGTCGGCGGGCGGGCAGCTGTTCCACCGGGGAGCGGACGGCAAGGTCACCGTCCGGTTCGCAGCGCCCGAGGAAGTGGTCCCCCGTACGATCCACGACCAGGTCAACTCCGATGACAGCGCGTCGAGTTCGACACTGGGCAGTGGCGGCTCCGACACCCTGCCCGGGTTCTTCGGCGGCCGGTACGCGATGGTCCCGCTCGGCTTCTCCTACCGCCAGCAGATCACACAGCAGGCACCGAAGGGCTTCGAGTGGCAGGTGCTGCCCGCCCCGGCGGGCGCCGACGGACTCACCCAGGGCGTCAGCCCGCAGACCCTCTCCATCGCCGAGGACAGCCGACACCAGGCGGAGGCAGCCGAGTTCATCGACTTCATACTGCGCCCCGAGAACATGGTCCGTCTCGCCCTGGGCGACTGGATGCTCCCCACGGGCACCCAGGCCCTGAAATCCCCTTCCCTGCACACACGGAAGGACGGCTGGGCCACGGGCACCGCCCTCGCCACCCACCTCCGGTCGGCCCCCGCCCAGTCCGTACGGGGCTACCCGGAGTGGAAGGACAAGGTCGCGACCCCCGCGTTCCAGGAGTACTACAGCGGCGCGATCGACCTCGCCGAACTGCGGAAACGGCTGGAGGACGACGGGAACCTGGTGCTGGCGCGCTATCAGCGGTAA
- a CDS encoding ABC transporter permease: MASSDTKSGLTDTRQTRADGNQQFGGLEAGLDALENVATGRTPFSVTFRTKIFPPLVATAVVLVIWQALISFNIVSDPTRLPSPGDVAAEFKDSWLKGKLLGYIWTSVERGLLGFLLALAIGTPLGLIVARVKFVRAAIGPVLSGLQSLPSVAWVPPAVLWLGLNNSMMYAVILLGAVPSIANGLVSGIDQVPPLFLRAGRTMGATGWRGAWHIVLPASLPGYLAGLKQGWAFSWRSLMAAEIIASSPELGIGLGALLENGRNASSMPMIFEAIFLILFVGIAVDLLIFSPLERRVLRSRGLLVKG, translated from the coding sequence ATGGCCAGCAGTGACACGAAGTCGGGCCTGACGGACACGCGCCAGACGCGGGCTGACGGCAACCAGCAGTTCGGCGGCCTGGAGGCCGGTCTGGACGCGTTGGAGAACGTGGCCACCGGGCGTACGCCCTTCTCGGTGACCTTCCGCACCAAGATCTTCCCGCCGCTCGTCGCGACCGCCGTGGTGCTGGTGATCTGGCAGGCCCTGATCTCGTTCAACATCGTCAGCGACCCGACCAGGCTGCCCTCGCCCGGCGATGTGGCGGCCGAGTTCAAGGACTCCTGGCTGAAGGGCAAGCTTCTCGGCTACATCTGGACCAGTGTCGAGCGCGGTCTGCTCGGCTTCCTGCTGGCGCTGGCGATCGGCACCCCGCTGGGTCTGATCGTGGCCCGCGTGAAGTTCGTGCGTGCGGCGATCGGACCGGTCCTGTCGGGTCTCCAGTCGCTGCCCTCGGTGGCGTGGGTGCCGCCGGCGGTCCTGTGGCTGGGCCTGAACAACTCGATGATGTACGCGGTGATCCTGCTCGGCGCGGTCCCGTCCATCGCCAACGGCCTGGTCTCCGGCATCGACCAGGTGCCGCCGCTGTTCCTGCGGGCGGGCCGCACGATGGGCGCGACCGGGTGGAGGGGTGCCTGGCACATCGTCCTGCCGGCTTCGCTGCCGGGCTATCTGGCCGGTCTGAAGCAGGGCTGGGCGTTCTCCTGGCGCTCGCTGATGGCGGCGGAGATCATCGCCTCCTCCCCCGAGCTGGGCATCGGTCTGGGCGCGCTGCTGGAGAACGGCCGCAACGCCAGCTCCATGCCGATGATCTTCGAGGCGATCTTCCTGATCCTCTTCGTCGGTATCGCCGTCGACCTGCTGATCTTCAGCCCACTGGAGCGGCGGGTGCTGCGCAGCCGGGGCCTGCTGGTGAAGGGCTGA
- a CDS encoding ABC transporter ATP-binding protein, whose amino-acid sequence MATAIAKAERAESVEYAARIEHVSKSFAGPAGQQLVLDDITLDVAPGEFVTLLGASGCGKSTLLNLVAGLDDPSAGSIKTDGRPALMFQEHALFPWLTAGKNIELALKLGGVPKNERRGRADELLALVRLQGSYDKRVHELSGGMRQRVALARALAQESRLLLMDEPFAALDAITRDMLHDELTRIWAETGVSVLFVTHNVREAVRLAQRVVLLSSRPGRVAHEWTVDIPQPRRIEDAPVAELSIEITEQLRGEIRRHGQQ is encoded by the coding sequence ATGGCCACCGCGATCGCCAAGGCCGAACGGGCCGAGTCAGTCGAGTACGCCGCCCGAATCGAGCACGTATCGAAGTCCTTCGCCGGGCCCGCCGGGCAGCAGCTCGTCCTCGACGACATCACACTCGATGTCGCACCGGGTGAGTTCGTCACCCTCCTGGGGGCCTCGGGCTGCGGCAAGTCCACACTGCTCAACCTCGTCGCGGGTCTCGACGACCCGAGCGCCGGCAGCATCAAGACCGACGGGCGTCCTGCCCTGATGTTCCAGGAGCACGCCCTCTTCCCGTGGCTGACCGCGGGCAAGAACATCGAACTCGCCCTGAAACTGGGGGGAGTTCCGAAGAACGAGCGGCGCGGACGCGCCGACGAGCTGCTCGCCCTCGTCCGGCTGCAGGGCTCGTACGACAAGCGGGTGCACGAGCTGTCGGGCGGTATGCGCCAGCGGGTCGCGCTGGCGCGGGCGCTGGCCCAGGAGAGCCGGCTGCTGCTGATGGACGAGCCGTTCGCGGCGCTCGACGCGATCACACGCGACATGCTGCACGACGAGCTGACCCGGATCTGGGCGGAGACGGGTGTCTCCGTCCTGTTCGTCACGCACAACGTGCGGGAGGCGGTGCGACTCGCGCAGCGCGTCGTCCTGCTGTCGTCCCGGCCGGGACGGGTGGCGCACGAGTGGACGGTGGACATCCCGCAGCCGCGCCGCATCGAGGACGCTCCCGTGGCCGAACTGTCCATTGAGATCACCGAACAACTGCGTGGGGAGATCCGCCGTCATGGCCAGCAGTGA
- a CDS encoding aldo/keto reductase: MASERFTIGGELPVRRLGYGTVQLTGPGCWGPRGDTADAVAVLRRAVDRGVTLIDTADNYGPSIAEELVAEALHPYPDGVLVATKGGVVRTGPDAWHIDGRPERLRAMCEGSLRRLRRDTIDLYQLHRLDPHVPMAEQLGALDELRAEGKIRQLGLDSVTVEQLGAARELTTIASVQNRYHLLDRASEPLLRLCEAHGIAFLPWFPLGNGELAADPVCAEIAAAHGATPAQIALAWLLHHSPVLCPTPGTSSLVHLEENLGAGAVRLSGAELSRLDLR; encoded by the coding sequence ATGGCTTCGGAAAGATTCACGATCGGCGGCGAACTGCCCGTCCGCCGCCTCGGGTACGGCACGGTCCAGTTGACCGGCCCCGGCTGCTGGGGCCCGCGTGGCGACACTGCCGACGCGGTGGCCGTACTGCGCCGGGCCGTCGACCGTGGCGTGACGCTGATCGACACCGCCGACAACTACGGGCCGTCGATCGCCGAGGAACTCGTCGCCGAGGCCCTGCACCCGTACCCGGACGGGGTGTTGGTCGCCACCAAGGGCGGGGTCGTGCGGACCGGCCCCGACGCCTGGCACATCGACGGCCGGCCGGAGCGGCTGCGCGCGATGTGCGAGGGGAGCCTGCGGCGGCTGCGCCGCGACACGATCGACCTGTATCAGCTGCACCGGCTCGATCCGCACGTCCCGATGGCCGAACAGCTCGGCGCCCTCGACGAGTTGCGGGCGGAGGGCAAGATCCGGCAGCTCGGCCTCGACTCAGTGACGGTCGAACAGCTCGGCGCCGCACGCGAGTTGACGACGATCGCGTCCGTCCAGAACCGCTACCACCTGCTCGACCGGGCCTCCGAGCCGCTGCTCAGGCTGTGCGAAGCCCACGGCATCGCGTTCCTGCCGTGGTTTCCGCTGGGCAACGGCGAGCTGGCGGCCGACCCGGTGTGCGCGGAGATCGCCGCCGCACACGGAGCGACCCCGGCCCAGATCGCGCTGGCCTGGCTGCTGCACCACTCCCCGGTGCTCTGCCCGACCCCGGGCACCAGCTCCCTCGTACACCTGGAGGAGAACCTGGGCGCCGGGGCGGTACGGCTGTCCGGGGCCGAGCTGTCGCGCCTGGACCTCCGATAG
- a CDS encoding ketopantoate reductase family protein, whose protein sequence is MRYIIIGAGAVGGAIGGRLAGAGHEVVLVARGAQYEALRAYGLRLVTPDGTHTYRLPTVDGPAGLGELRADDVLVLAVKTQDSEGALAAWGPVPVAGGGTAAERLPLLCAQNGVESPRLALRRFRRVYGVCVWLPAAYEEPGVVSAAGAPLTGILFLGRYPHGTDDTVRRIAADLEKTTTFEAPVVADVTRWQYAKLLTNLGNAIRALSGAADSEESERLRQRVYAEGESVLAAAGIPYASAAEERTRRGDKITLRPLPGAEPGGGSSWQSLNRGTGTIETDYLNGEIALLGRLHGVPTPLNELLQRLANTFARERRPAGSLPSAELVRLADEAVFHRASAAHGREPGE, encoded by the coding sequence ATGCGTTACATCATCATCGGGGCAGGGGCGGTCGGCGGTGCCATCGGCGGGCGGCTGGCCGGGGCGGGACACGAGGTCGTCCTCGTCGCCCGGGGTGCCCAGTACGAGGCGCTGCGCGCGTACGGGCTGCGCCTGGTGACGCCGGACGGGACGCACACGTACCGCCTGCCGACGGTAGACGGACCCGCCGGACTCGGGGAGTTGCGCGCCGACGACGTGCTCGTCCTCGCCGTCAAGACGCAGGACAGCGAAGGCGCCCTGGCTGCCTGGGGACCGGTGCCCGTCGCCGGCGGCGGCACGGCGGCCGAGCGGTTGCCGTTGCTCTGCGCGCAGAACGGTGTGGAGAGCCCACGTCTCGCGCTGCGCCGCTTCCGGCGGGTGTACGGCGTCTGCGTCTGGCTGCCCGCGGCCTACGAGGAACCCGGCGTCGTCTCCGCGGCAGGCGCCCCGCTCACCGGCATCCTCTTCCTCGGCCGCTACCCGCACGGCACCGACGACACGGTCCGCCGGATCGCCGCCGACCTGGAGAAGACGACGACGTTCGAGGCGCCGGTCGTGGCGGACGTGACCCGCTGGCAGTACGCCAAGCTGCTCACCAACCTGGGCAACGCCATCCGGGCACTCAGCGGCGCGGCGGACAGCGAGGAGAGCGAACGGCTGCGCCAACGGGTGTATGCCGAGGGCGAGTCGGTGCTCGCGGCGGCCGGCATCCCGTACGCGAGCGCCGCGGAGGAGAGGACACGGCGCGGTGACAAGATCACCCTGCGGCCACTGCCCGGCGCCGAGCCCGGCGGCGGCTCCTCCTGGCAGTCCCTGAACCGGGGCACCGGCACGATCGAGACCGACTACCTGAACGGCGAGATCGCGCTCCTGGGACGGCTGCACGGCGTACCGACGCCCTTGAACGAACTGCTGCAACGACTGGCCAACACGTTCGCACGGGAACGGCGACCGGCGGGTTCTCTGCCGTCGGCGGAACTCGTACGGCTGGCTGACGAGGCAGTGTTCCACCGGGCATCGGCAGCCCATGGGCGGGAGCCGGGGGAGTGA
- a CDS encoding sirohydrochlorin chelatase, protein MFQKPVLLVIAHGSRDPRHAATVHALVRRVRSLRPGLRVETGFLDFNIPSVQGVLESLAAEGVRDVVALPLLLTRAFHAKADIPAVLRDAPRRLNIRQAEVLGPSPLLLSALERRLYEAGLTPADKSSTGVVLASAGSTDPEAIAVIAEIAREWRHTGWCAVRPAFASASLPRTEDAVRELRDLGCERVAVAPYVLAPGFLPDRIARGAAQADVLADVLGPAPEVARLLLRRYAEAAVRVPLPGRTAVSA, encoded by the coding sequence GTGTTCCAGAAGCCGGTTCTTCTCGTCATCGCCCACGGCAGCCGCGATCCGCGGCACGCGGCGACCGTGCACGCCCTCGTGCGGCGCGTACGGTCGTTGCGGCCGGGGCTGCGCGTGGAGACCGGCTTCCTGGACTTCAACATCCCGTCCGTACAAGGGGTGTTGGAGTCCCTGGCCGCGGAGGGCGTACGGGACGTGGTGGCCCTGCCCCTGCTGCTGACCCGCGCCTTCCACGCGAAGGCGGACATCCCGGCGGTCCTGCGGGACGCGCCGAGGCGGCTGAACATCCGCCAGGCGGAGGTGCTGGGCCCGTCGCCGCTGCTCCTCTCCGCGCTCGAACGACGGCTGTACGAGGCGGGGTTGACGCCCGCCGACAAGTCCTCGACCGGGGTCGTGCTGGCCTCGGCGGGGTCCACCGACCCGGAGGCGATCGCAGTGATCGCTGAAATCGCGCGGGAGTGGCGGCACACCGGTTGGTGCGCCGTGCGGCCTGCGTTCGCCTCCGCATCCCTTCCGCGCACCGAGGACGCGGTACGGGAGCTGCGGGACCTGGGCTGCGAGCGCGTCGCCGTCGCGCCCTACGTCCTCGCCCCGGGCTTCCTCCCGGACCGCATCGCACGGGGCGCGGCGCAGGCGGACGTACTCGCGGACGTCCTGGGACCGGCGCCCGAGGTGGCCCGGCTGCTGCTGCGGCGGTACGCGGAGGCGGCGGTGCGGGTGCCGTTGCCGGGGCGGACCGCGGTGAGCGCGTAG